TACCCGCGATTATGCCGATGATTTTACTTTAGCCGAAAAGAATTACCTAAAAGCACTCGAATACTACAACCAGCAAGATTTTCATTATATAAACCTGGGTGATAGTGAGGAGCTTTGGGAGAATTTACTCGAATCTGTAATAAAACACAATAAAGAAACTTTCGAAGCAGAAAAAGCTTTTATTTCTAAAAACCATTTCACTAAGATATTTGGCAACCATGATTTATATTGGGATAATGATCCTTTAGCAGCATTTAACCTCAATAGAATTTACGGTACTAAAATCCACATTTATGAAGGCGCAATCTTAAGAATGTCCTTGGGCGAGATTAAACTCGATATTTTTTTAACCCACGGCCATCAGGGCGATTTACAAAGCGATGGAAACTGGTTTAGCAAATGGTTTGTGAGTACAGTTTGGGCACCACTGCAATCGTATCTTCAAATTAACCCGAATACACCAGCATACAGCAATCAGCTCAAAACAGCACATAATACACTCATGTACAGCTGGGTAGCTACAAAAAAGAACATAGCTTTAATTACCGGACATACGCATCAACCGGTTTTTGCTTCATTAACACACCTGGAGCGGATTTATATAAA
The nucleotide sequence above comes from Pedobacter riviphilus. Encoded proteins:
- a CDS encoding metallophosphoesterase, producing MRKFLQRLLSTWIIRMSNKFGSRPNRKRIHAALNKLYQTINANPGKRGLIFEVTDTDKFIILSDQHKGTRDYADDFTLAEKNYLKALEYYNQQDFHYINLGDSEELWENLLESVIKHNKETFEAEKAFISKNHFTKIFGNHDLYWDNDPLAAFNLNRIYGTKIHIYEGAILRMSLGEIKLDIFLTHGHQGDLQSDGNWFSKWFVSTVWAPLQSYLQINPNTPAYSNQLKTAHNTLMYSWVATKKNIALITGHTHQPVFASLTHLERIYIKLNKAKKEKNADNLAILNAELRKLIKEGDKAPQFGKYTPAYFNSGCCCFSDGDITGIEIDNGFIRLIKWSYHRNAIPERILLEEMKLSDLSDLKLFNG